A stretch of the Nicotiana tabacum cultivar K326 chromosome 6, ASM71507v2, whole genome shotgun sequence genome encodes the following:
- the LOC107761943 gene encoding rust resistance kinase Lr10-like, giving the protein MTNKFKEKLGEGAYGTVFKGKLRSGPFVAVKMMHKSMTSGQEFISEVSTIGRIHHVNVVQLIGFCGEGSKRALVYDFMPNGSLDKYIFPAEGTIFLSYKQMFDISLGVARGIDYLHRGCDMQILHFDIKPHNILLDENFNPKLSDFGLAKLYPTDDSIVSLTAARGTMGYMAPELFYKNIGGVSYKADVYSYGMLLMEMAGRRKNMNPFADHLSQIYFPTWVYDQFNSGNDVQIPDTTDERIIIKKMMIAALWCIQMRPVDRPAMNKVVEMLEGDVQLLQMPPKPFVAPREIAGDVIETIRISSDDV; this is encoded by the coding sequence ATGACTAATAAATTCAAGGAAAAACTAGGCGAAGGAGCCTATGGAACTGTCTTTAAAGGAAAGCTCCGTAGTGGTCCTTTTGTTGCAGTGAAGATGATGCACAAATCTATGACTAGTGGCCAAGAATTTATCAGTGAAGTTTCCACAATTGGAAGGATTCACCATGTTAATGTTGTGCAGCTCATTGGATTCTGCGGTGAGGGCTCAAAACGTGCTTTGGTATATGACTTCATGCCCAACGGTTCCTTAGACAAGTACATATTCCCGGCAGAAGGAACTATTTTCTTGAGTTACAAACAAATGTTCGATATATCTCTAGGAGTTGCCCGTGGCATAGACTACCTACATCGGGGCTGTGACATGCAGATCTTACATTTTGACATTAAGCCTCACAACATTCTTCTGGATGAAAATTTCAATCCAAAATTATCTGACTTTGGGCTTGCAAAATTGTACCCAACAGATGATAGTATAGTGAGTCTAACCGCAGCTAGAGGGACAATGGGTTACATGGCTCCTgagttgttttacaaaaatattggaGGAGTGTCATACAAAGCCGATGTTTATAGTTATGGCATGTTGTTGATGGAAATGGCAGGCAGAAGGAAGAACATGAACCCATTCGCAGACCACTTAAGCCAAATTTACTTTCCTACCTGGGTTTACGACCAATTCAATTCAGGAAATGATGTACAGATACCGGATACCACTGATGAAAGGATTATTATAAAGAAGATGATGATTGCGGCTTTGTGGTGCATACAGATGAGGCCCGTTGATCGTCCTGCAATGAACAAAGTTGTTGAAATGCTTGAAGGAGATGTTCAACTCCTGCAGATGCCCCCAAAACCTTTTGTAGCTCCTCGTGAGATTGCTGGGGATGTGATTGAGACAATAAGAATTTCCAGTGATGATGTATAG
- the LOC142181501 gene encoding LEAF RUST 10 DISEASE-RESISTANCE LOCUS RECEPTOR-LIKE PROTEIN KINASE-like 2.1, giving the protein MMLARLWIVIFVTCTTIAKAQNITHCASSCGDIHNISFPFRLKADPLNCGDSRFELDCLKNRTVISLNSKRYYVLDINYREFLIRAIDPGLEHHTRNCTSFPDYFNTSVPSTSTFARDLTVELLYRKSTSGTIVDVKHHDRNIPIIYVNCLAPVNSSRYVETTFCGSQNKTYFSNSSQSHSYVAIGQDMSVSDLAENCSVEMVAWASARGLSGDNTSLSNIQTALAYGFELSWKRTFLCRECEGYCFAEGDGFVCHRCKDNSGMNLHIPCKSTFISTFTKFKLESLFKSSVYFVFFSIFHSF; this is encoded by the coding sequence ATGATGTTGGCTAGACTCTGGATTGTTATTTTTGTAACTTGCACAACCATTGCCAAAGCCCAAAACATTACTCATTGTGCTTCTTCTTGCGGTGATATTCATAACATTAGCTTTCCTTTTCGATTGAAAGCTGATCCGCTGAATTGTGGAGATTCCAGGTTTGAGCTTGACTGCCTGAAAAATCGTACTGTCATAAGTTTGAATTCGAAAAGATATTACGTGCTAGATATCAACTATCGCGAATTCTTGATCAGAGCAATTGACCCTGGTTTGGAGCATCACACGAGGAACTGTACTTCTTTTCCTGATTACTTTAACACATCTGTTCCTAGCACCTCAACTTTTGCTAGAGATTTGACTGTTGAACTTCTTTATCGGAAGTCAACTTCTGGTACTATCGTAGATGTTAAACATCATGATCGGAACATTCCCATTATCTATGTCAACTGTTTAGCTCCTGTAAATTCCTCGCGCTATGTGGAGACTACTTTCTGTGGTTCGCAGAACAAGACTTATTTCTCTAATTCTTCACAAAGTCATAGCTATGTCGCCATTGGACAGGACATGTCGGTCTCTGATTTGGCTGAGAATTGCAGCGTGGAAATGGTGGCCTGGGCCTCGGCTCGTGGGCTTTCGGGGGACAATACTTCTCTATCAAACATTCAAACAGCCTTGGCTTATGGGTTTGAGCTTTCTTGGAAGCGTACCTTCTTGTGTAGAGAATGTGAAGGCTACTGTTTTGCTGAAGGCGACGGCTTTGTTTGCCATCGCTGCAAGGACAACTCCGGGATGAATCTCCATATCCCTTGTAAGTCAACATTCATTTCGACTTTCACTAAATTCAAATTGGAATCCCTTTTCAAAAGTtctgtttattttgtttttttttcaattttccactCATTTTGA